A stretch of DNA from Enoplosus armatus isolate fEnoArm2 chromosome 15, fEnoArm2.hap1, whole genome shotgun sequence:
GTATGAGGTGTCCGGTCTGAAGAGACAAACCAGGAAGCTGTAGTCTGTCACCGTCACATTGTTGACCTGAACATCGAGCTGTACAGGAAAGAGAAAGTTAACGTTTTACATTGTGTGCCACTTTAACATTACAAAGTGTTAAAAAGGTGTGTTCTTAATTCTGAGAAACAGGATAAATGCtttatgaatgaatgtgctCTTTCATGCAGGGGTGtggtgtggttttgtgtttgggCATATTTGGGAGTGGCAGACCTGTCCCTGTGCTGTGAACTCAATTTGGGATACCAGGTTTCCTGCTTTGATTTCAGGATCAGACACAGGGAATTCAGCCAATTTGCGTCTCCAGACGACATTCAGACACTGCGGTCTCCCAGCGACGGGCTTTACACTGTTCAAAGTCGATGGAGGTAATATCACtgagaaagacaaggagagaagagtgaGAAAGACCTAAGAGAGGGACAATAAGGGTGCAAGTAGGAGAAGGACAAAGGCCTCACCTTCAGTCCTACCAGGCTGACACCGACGTTGTGACTTTATCCTGTACCCGCTGTGGCCGTGTGCTGTGACGGTGATGCAGAAGGTAAACCTCACGGATGAGCCACTAATCGCCGTGCAGCTGGTGTCAGACGTGTTGCAGGTGAACGTATTCTGATAGCTGTTCGTTGTTGAGGCCTCAGCTCTGTGAATCCCcaaatgcacataaacatagaaacacacacacataaacaaacacacacatacacacacacacacacgcacacacacacacacacacacacataaatacatgcacacacacacacgcacacacacacacgcgcacacacgcgcacacacacacgcacacacacacacacacacacacgcgcgcgcacacacacacacacacacacacacacacacacacacacacacacacacacacacacaccacaagacTAACCATACATGCTGTGCAATATTACCCAACTAACAGATCGTGAGGTGGAAGCTGCGTGACTCAGTGTATCAAACACGCCATCAAAGCCTCACACGAATGTGAGATTCAAAGCTGATTACAAACCAAAGCATTTGCATAAAGCACACAGaattaaaacagcaaacaatGATGCTGGCACACACTTGCAAACACGTCCACATGCAAAAAGACAACAGTTTGCTATTGCTGAACAGGGACTTGGCTAATCCATTTAGACTGGATCATTTTTAATCTCTATACAAATAAATGTTAGTTGGTGAACAACTTTTCAACAACACTTCAAAGAAACCATCCAAAGTGCAAATTTGCTTTTTGGGGGTATAGTACTGCCGGGCATTCAGAGGGAATGTGTAAAACCTTCCAAGTGTATAAGAAATTGAACATAACATATCAGATATTagataaaataaatctgagattatttttgtttcctgctTGGCAGCCACACAGTggaacatttcattttccttctgaAATGGATGGAAATGACTGTTTCtcaacaaatgtaataaaaagagTAAATTCAAACTGTTTGTCATCCTCTCTCTAATAACTGTATCCTCTGTTCCAACTTATTACTAATAACAACTGATTTTGTACTTGTTGCACAAACTCCTACAAAATGATTTTGCACaaattttaaacaaattaagGAATTCCTGAAGGGTTAGAAATACTTTTAAGTGTGTTGCATTCACAGAGTGAATGTTCTGTTATTTAGATATCTATAGTAATTATTACTActgatttattttccaaaaaatatatataaaatacatacaggAGACAAATTAAAGAATAAGGCAAGCATTACTCTATATGTTTcataatgtcaacaaatattGTCTGTGTTGTAGAGCTGCATTGTTGTCTTTTATTATGAcaaacatgggcactgtagtttattttttgtcaatCCCACAACACTCGTCCTGCTGCCGTTAACACTCACTATGAAGTTAAGGTTGAATAACGTTCGCTAAAGTCTAGAGCGCCCAGAAGTTTGAGAAAATAACTGATCCTtttgtaaaaaatgaaactacatatttgtgacacatttttaaaagatttacgtcttcagaaggaacaaatgggcttcgggctgagtgccacagaaaCAGTAGGGTCAGAAAGTATTGACTTTTCATacaatttgttgacaataaggaAATTATAGATTAACACCAGCCCCatcctttaaagaaaacaaaaggagtgGAGAAACACTAGATGCAAATGCTTCCATACAGGGCACAAGGGCTCACTGAGTGGGTGATGTGTATGGAAATGATGTAAATCATAAGCTGTAATCATAACCTCCACAGTCACGAGATCCCAGTTGAACAACAACTGGAGATTTGTTTAGTATTTGCATCTGCGTCTCCACCACCGTCATATCTTTCGTAAGAATGGTGTTCATCTCTCCAGTAGAGTACCAGAGACTTGGACAATCTATAACAGGGGCGACTACAGCTGTTATGGAGGCTTGTGGTGGCCTAACAATACACTTTATGctgtttttccctttaatttgtcacccatctgtaaaTCTAACTGTATACTGAATCTCCTTCAAATGGGAGAATAAACTCTAGAATTATTAAATCCAAGTCAAACATTGactacacaaataaaaatatgccTTTTTTCAGTGAAGTGTTGTGAAAGACCTCTGAATCACCCAAACAATATAACAAACTATACAAAGTGTGCCACAAAACCTGGACGAACTGAAGCTGAAGCACGCTTCATGTACTTGTTGGATGTGTTCGAGCACGACTTCTGGCATATTAAAGGAATGTTTTGTCTCACCGAGACATCCTTTGAACTTGCAGAGTGTAGTGTGTCACTGGGGTGTCCCCAGCCTCCCAGCGGCAGGTGACGTTAGCCCGATTCAGGAACACACAGCCAATTAGCCGCGGGGGTCGGGGGGCAGCCGTGGAGGTTGtaatggagaaggagaaggcTGAAGGAGAGAGGCGGGAGTTAACGGCATGGAGGGGCTGCAAGTCCTCCAAAAGGAAGTTTGGACTTTTTGGTTTGTTATGAAGTTATCTTCAggctaaagaaaaaaacaggtgtttttATGGAAAAGACATCATAGATGCAATCTGTGTGCAGAATATGCTTTTAACTAGGAAATAGATTTttggaaagaataaaaaaaagaaggaatgtGGGACAGATTAGCAGTAAGGAAATTAGTAAATCTGTTATGAGCCAACTGTTGCCACACGTCAGCACTTAAATCTTTCTTGAGGAACTTATTAAAACAGCCCTTAGGAGAATCATATCGGAAGCCAATTAAACCATGTAAGATGCACATTATTTATCTTGTCAAATATTTATATGTGAGGCTGCAATTGCTGTTTGGTCTGAGGTTTTAACAGGAGATCTGACTTCCACGACTGGCCGCTGGGCATGTGTGGGGATAATCAACATGATCATACTAGATCTTACATAGCGTGCCttctttttaatatatatgTCGCTGCCTTTTTCAGGAACCTTTCCAGAACATTTGTAGGAGCTTAACTTTAACTGTGTCACAATGTTGCTGGTTCAATATTTGTTCCTGTTTTTGCTATCATTTGccgttttgtctttttcatcatttgtAAAGATTTTTGCTGTTAAAGGTTGAGAAATAAAGAGCTCATTTTGGCTCTCAAGATTTAATTGTCTCTTACAAGCAGACCTAATTTAATTTTTTGGGGCAACTTTGGGCACAGAACTCCACAATAAGTTGAACAGCACACATACGTTTGACACATATTGCTAACGATACTACTGATGTACTGTATCTGTCAGAACCACATACACAAGTACTGATACGTATCAGACCTATGGATGTGTTGTATCCATCAAAACCGGTTAAACCACATGGTGATAAGCTGTGTCTAACTTTCTCCTGCTTGGTGACATCTAATCTATATAACAAATCATCATCTCTGTCCAATGACGGTTTGTATCCCCCAACCATTAACAGCACATATCACCACACTGGGTCTGCTCTGGATTACAAAGGGGGGGGTACGTACCCAGGGCAAGTCCGACCCCCAGCAGGCAAGTCCACACCATAGCCAGGCTCCGCTCCAGGAACACCTGCTGGTCTCTCCTGGCCTTGCAGCCCTGCTCACTGGCACACTACCTGCGACTCAGCTCGAGGAGCCTGCACTCCAAACAGTTAAACATGAAAAGGAGCTCACATTGTCTTTTCACACTGTCAAAGTCTGAGTGACGGCACAGGATGCCCCAGAGTGAGAGGTCACATTTCACCATTTTGGAATGGCTTCCTGTGTAGTAAAAGTTTCATTGCAACATGGGTTTCAGCCATAATGaaatgcagaaatacagaaGTTAGTTCAAGCAGAGACAATCTGACTTGCTGAAGTGGGTGTGCAAATGTGTGGACTGTCACGGtttcttcaaaataaagacagaattTCAGGTCTGACCTTTAAATGTTAGCTCAGACTCATCATGTTGGTGCCACAAACACGAGGGAGCAGCTCTAGATCTTCCATTTATCTAAAGCCAGAGTGTGAAACTCAGGAACATGTGTACTGTTAGATACACCTGAAGTAAAATCTCTGCAATACATCCAGTCTTTGTATAGCTTTTGAAGTAAGATTCAACTCATTTTTGGAACTGTTGGTTGTACTGGACTATtaagcatttataagcagtgtgtaaacacacaataagtggtttataacacactataatgtaggTATGAGTAGATAtaagtatttattaatgtatttgttaacaactctctctcctcctgtgaGGGACACAGTGGTGGaggctgctgtataaacagatGACGATACAGTAAAACACTGTGGTAATAGTATAAAATATATCCTCATAGGAAAAGTTCTCTAATAAACACTCATAAAACGTCCCTACAGCTGAGTagaactacattatagtgttataaaccatttattataTGGTTCTGATAAATGTTATTAGGGGGGATTTAAAGTGTCCCCTTGTATGCAATTggaaattgattaattgacaaaaaTGCTAGAAACAACTTTCAATATAATGAACCGCCAGTAAAAATGACTAAAGAGTTGAATCAATGCCTCTTTGACACTACAAGCTTCATAAATGTATAACTTTCTGCAGTGGAGGGAGAAATATCGAGATATTTTATTTGAGTAAGAATAGAAATTCCacaatgttattttgtttataatgtttataattttacaaagtaaaagtacagaaatatcCGGTGCAAAATGTACGTTAAGTAGGCTAAAGTATCATATCATTGGATTATTACTACTGATGCATCAACATCAGCAGTGAGGTGATGTTTAACTATCTCATGAACTGTCAGGTACTTCAATCTCCAGCAGTACATCATACATTAGAATCAGTGTACGTGCTTTGTAATTTAAATactgattttcaaaataactacaaccatcaaataaatgtaatggagtaaaaagtacatatGTGGAAGTgtaaagcagcataaaatagaaatactcaagtacctcaaatttgtatttCTTGGGGCTGCtgtaataaattacatttgattgtaaactaataaactggcaacacAGTATTTGTCCACTGACAAAGtcccacagagctgctgaggtCAGTCactctgcagttttttttttctaaagaacTGCTCTTATTATAATAGTTACATTAAGGGCATTTATTAACTGTTTTCTCAATTAGCTTAATTAATGCCTCGTTTagtctttgaaatgtcagaaaaaggtAAAGGTGCCGTTCACAACCTCCTTGTCTTAAAGGTGATATCTTCAAATTATTCATCTTCAAAGCATCCTGCCGccaatcgattatcaaaattgttgcagaataattttctgtcagtcagctAATCAATTAATGACTAATGCTTCGGCTCTAGTTACAGTTAATGGAAactctaaaaaacaaaatatatacacatttagtagtaaaactaaaacaaatcaaCTTCAATATTCGTTTTTTAAGCCATTAATTCCCTACAAAACAATTATTGGAATAAATATGCATGTTTAGTGTTTATGGCTGAATGGTTTAATTACATATTAAGCTATAGTGGAAAGACCATAGATACTATTCGGAATAATAAAGTTATTAAGAATACGCACCTGTCAAGTAGGAACTTTCCACCTTTGTTTATTTGCTGAAGAGTTAATCATCTCACGAGCTACAGATAGTACACATCCTCCTGGACCTGGTCCAACAAGTGCACGAGTTTCAGTTTAAGTCGCGCGGTAAAGTTCAGAGACTCGAGCGCTATCTGAAAAACATGACTGGAGAAGGTTTGAGCCAAAACCACGTCCACGTCCCCGTCGCCGAGTCCATCTGCAGCTGTTACGCAAGAGCGGCAGCCTCTCAGCTTGTAGTGAACACATCTGGTCCGCCCAGCTGTTCGTCACTGCCCCGGTCTAGTGTCAAATGTGGGGTTCGTGGTCCCCTGGGGGGTCGTGGAAAGCTTTCCGGGGAGATCCGAAAATGAGGATTTGACTCCAGGACTCTTTAATCCGCCTGACATTTACACAACTAAACAACGAAAGTAAACCCATCGAACAGGAAGCCGGTTTCACTTTCAGACAGTTTAGAGAGACAACGTCTCTAATGATGCTCCACGGACTCATCTGGATTTAGGATCTTCTTATTTTTTATCTGTGCAAAAGCAGTCATGgtaaatgtattattcatatttCTACATCTCACTGCAGCGCTGACTCACTCGCTCTCCACGTTGTGTTAAtgataacaaagaaaacaattaagAAGTGAAGGAGagctgtgcagctgcagcacgTCCCAAAACAATATCGAcctgattgttttgtttgatttcataTCTAACAGTGACGGTCCTGCAGTTACGCAGGCTGTCTTGAATGACTAATGGCACACATGAGCACGGCAGctattaaaaatgcatcacacacatacataacaccggtgtgtgtaaatacatgtGTGACAACATTCAACAGATTTTGATTGATGCCCCGAAACCAGTGCTGCTCTAATCAACTTCATACTTTAACTTAACATTAGCTTTATCCTTAAAATGACATCCTGACAAGTTGTTGTTTGAAAAATACTCTGAAGAATACTCTGAAGGGTTGCTCTTTAGCACAGtcgagaagaagaagaagaagaagaagaagaagaagatcttGTAGTTTTCAGGGTCCAGTAAACAAGGTGATATTCAGTAGGATGCTTTTGTACTGTTCTACGCATGTGTACAATCATGTTACGGAGCAGAAAATAGGCCTTTTGTTATGATTTTCCATGCACACAACTTTATCACAATGAGGAAAAGGAGAACAATCGACACTTCTCCGGGGACCCAGACCTCACCCCTCCTAGTTTGAGCTACATTTGCgaggcagaggcagacacagCTGCTGTATCCGAGGCGAGGGGCTGGCAGAGTGGGCTGCCCGGCTAACTATGTACGGGTCGTATCCCTCAAACAGGGCCTTCCTCTCTTTGGGACTGGACAGCTCAAGAAGTCTCTGGCTGGCTGAATAGTTTCTCGCTGCTCTGGAGACGAGCCAGCACGCCGAGTGCTCTCCTTCAAACTTTGGGTGGTCATGCTTAGGGGCTGCGAAGATAAAAGTAATCACGTCAAGTAGCAAGGAAAGCAATGTGATTAAAAAGATGCCACAATGGAGAAAGATGCATGCTGGAAAGACAGACTTACTAGCAAGCAGCTCTATGTGTGCAGATGCTTTGCAGGGTATGTGGGTCACTGGTACAGGTTTAGATTTGTGGCCAGGACCCTCCAGAACCAGCCTTCTTTTTGGTTGTGCAAGCTGGCAAATTCGTGTGGTGGCGACTGACGTCTGCGTCGCTCTGTTCAACTACAATCACAGTTCAGGTCACGGACGAGAtaatatgaaacacacacacaaaaaaaatatcagaCATGAGCTCATCAGAATCagttaaacaaatgaaactttTGGGTTGCTGAGTTTTGGAGATCTCGGCCCAAGAGATGTCTGCCTTCTCTCAAACATAATGGAACTAGATGGTActtcaaaaaatacatttgaaatctCAACAGCAATGTTTCTTTTACAGAAATCATGACCCGGCTAATCAGGACAATCCACAGACCTTCTTGTGAGCAGTTTCATGTAGGAACTATTTTCTTTGTTACCGCGCAGAAGGAAGCGTGCATCTACTCATAGCTCAGTTGtgagctagctaacgttagagATGCATGCTTCCATCTCTGTCGGTGCAGTTTGTTAGAGAGAAAATAGTTCCCACATGAAACTGCTCACACCAAAACAATCTAGATGGAGAAATAGCACTACAGGTAAGAggaaaaatctgtatttttgatTGTGgggtgaactgtccctttaaagactacaaaaacagctggaaaatatgaaaccagtgaaaccacagaggtaaaagctaaaaaaaaacaaacctactGCACCACTAAAAAGCAACTAAGACCGACtcaaagacaaaacttaagCCCTTTAAGTTCAGTTGTCAGACTTTCTACCTGACATCCTGGCCTTACTAACATAGTTTAAAATGCCTTGTGGCATTCTTGGAAAACTTCCAGCTTCCTCATGATCTACTACATGCCCAgaagtttttaaagaaatgcgtgagtgtgtgttactCACAGGGGCCAGTAGCGGGCGGTTCGGCTGCCAGCCAGCTGCAGGGGCCCGAGGCTGAGCCAGACTACACAGCCGATCGGATGCAACGGCCCTGAGAGCCCATTCACTCACCTCCCATATGGGAGAAAGTCTGGGGAAGGATACAATAGATGGGCAGAGGAGGccggaggaggtagaggagaagaaaggaagaggagtaGACGTGGGCAAATGAGAGCATGAacaagagaagacaaagaggagCGTTAGATGtgaaggagagatgaaaaggTAGCCACAGtaacagaggaagatgaggaaacaggaaagaggagggaaggaagtgGGCAGGGTGGTAGATGAGAGCAAAAGACACAGGAGGAGGATAAAAAATAGAGTTTAGAATGAtgttaaaggttccctgtggaggtTCATTGTCAACAAACtttcctcatgaaacatttgttcaaGTCCACTTGACTAAAATACTTTTGCTAGCTTGCagttcttccttcctccttttgcTGGCGCGTTAATGTGTATCTTAGCACTTAAttgccacctgtagatcagtggaatagtgtgaaaccattggcgGGAATGTGTGTTGTGTCGAACAAACGAGACGAGGACCCGCTCATAAATACATTGCAAGTAGGTATTTAAATTATGGACAAGTCTCAAATAAAGGCCAGATTACCTGTAGCCTACTACAACAGCTCACATAGTAAATGTAGTATAATCCACATTTAcacagcactaattccatcagtacaAAAACTCGTTAGACTCGC
This window harbors:
- the spmap2 gene encoding sperm microtubule associated protein 2, translating into MATRTQKLAQPKPNRLRYPDRRSVYWLDELPPETGSTTKTELTPCWSELCRSKKFCTQVALSPIWEVSEWALRAVASDRLCSLAQPRAPAAGWQPNRPLLAPLNRATQTSVATTRICQLAQPKRRLVLEGPGHKSKPVPVTHIPCKASAHIELLATPKHDHPKFEGEHSACWLVSRAARNYSASQRLLELSSPKERKALFEGYDPYIVSRAAHSASPSPRIQQLCLPLPRKCSSN